The Microcebus murinus isolate Inina chromosome 4, M.murinus_Inina_mat1.0, whole genome shotgun sequence genome has a segment encoding these proteins:
- the LOC105859893 gene encoding olfactory receptor 2D3-like — MGEENQTFVAEFILLGLSQDLHTQILLFILFLLIYLLTVLGNLLIIILIFMDSRLHTPMYFFLRNLSFADLCFSTSIVPQVLVHFLVKRKNISFFACMTQVIVSLLVGCTECALLAVMSYDRYVAVCKPLHYSTIMTQQVCLKLAIGSWASGTLVSLVDTTFAFHLPYRGQNIINHYFCELPALLKLASADTYSTEMAIFAMGVVILLAPVSLILASYWHIISTVIQMRSGEGRLKAFSTCGSHLVVVVLFYGSAIFNYMRPNSKTTKVQDKMISVFYIMVTPMLNPIIYSLRNKDVKGAVRKLAGRKFLCQCR; from the coding sequence ATGGGAGAAGAAAACCAAACCTTTGTGGCTGAGTTTATCCTCCTGGGCCTTTCACAAGACCTGCACACCCAGATCCtgctatttattcttttcctcctcaTTTATCTGCTGACTGTGCTTGGAAATCTGCTCATCATCATTCTCATCTTCATGGATTCTAGACTTCACACTCCCATGTACTTTTTTCTTAGAAACCTCTCTTTTGCAGATCTCTGTTTCTCTACTAGCATTGTTCCTCAAGTGTTGGTTCACTTTTtggtaaagaggaaaaatatttctttttttgcatgtatGACACAGGTAATTGTCTCCCTTCTGGTTGGGTGTACAGAGTGTGCTCTGCTGGCAGTGATGTCCTATGACCGGTatgtggctgtctgcaagccccTGCACTACTCCACCATCATGACCCAGCAGGTGTGTCTCAAGTTGGCCATAGGGTCCTGGGCTAGTGGGACACTAGTGTCTCTGGTAGATACCACCTTTGCTTTCCATCTTCCCTATCGGGGACAGAACATAATCAATCACTACTTTTGTGAACTCCCTGCCCTTCTGAAGCTGGCTTCAGCAGACACTTACAGCACAGAGATGGCCATCTTTGCAATGGGTGTGGTAATCCTCCTGGCTCCTGTCTCCCTCATCCTTGCCTCTTACTGGCATATCATCTCCACTGTTATCCAGATGCGGTCTGGGGAAGGGAGGCTCAAGGCTTTTTCCACCTGTGGCTCCCatcttgttgttgttgtcctCTTCTATGGGTCAGCAATATTCAACTACATGCGGCCAAACTCCAAGACCACAAAGGTGCAGGATAAGATGATATCTGTCTTCTATATCATGGTAACTCCAATGCTGAACCCCATAATTTATAGCCTGAGGAACAAGGATGTTAAAGGGGCTGTCAGGAAATTAGCTGGAAGAAAGTTCCTCTGTCAGTGCAGGTGA
- the LOC105859912 gene encoding olfactory receptor 2D2, giving the protein MKQTNQTQVTEFLLLGLSDDPHTQHLLFFLFLGVYLVTVLGNLLLMSLVHIDSQLHTPMYFFLCNLSLADLCFSTNIVPQALVHLLSQKKIISFTHCAAQVLFYLIFGCTQCALLAVMSYDRYVAICSPLHYSSIMTWKVCVQLATGSWTSGILVSVVDTTFTLRLPYQGSNSIAHFFCEAPALLILASTDTRTSEMAIFLMGVVILLVPVSLILVSYGHILVTVVKMKSAAGRLKAFSTCGSHLIVVILFYGSAIINYMTPKSSREHKKLVSVFYTMVTPMLNPLIYSLRNKDVKGALRKVATRNFPCRLGTSRWQ; this is encoded by the coding sequence ATGAAACAGACAAATCAGACTCAGGTGACAGAATTCCTCCTTCTGGGCCTCTCTGATGACCCACACACCCAACACCTGCTATTCTTCTTATTCCTGGGTGTCTACCTGGTCACTGTGCTTGGAAATCTGCTTCTCATGTCCCTTGTTCACATTGATTCCCAACTTCACACacccatgtatttttttctctgcaacTTGTCTCTGGCTGACCTCTGTTTCTCTACCAACATAGTTCCTCAGGCCCTAGTCCACCTACTTTCCCAGAAGAAGATCATTTCATTCACACATTGTGCGGCTCAAGTTCTATTCTACCTCATTTTTGGGTGTACACAGTGTGCCCTTCTAGCAGTGATGTCCTATGATCGGTATGTGGCAATCTGTAGTCCTTTGCATTACTCTAGCATCATGACATGGAAAGTGTGTGTCCAGCTGGCCACAGGATCATGGACCAGTGGCATTCTGGTATCTGTGGTGGACACCACCTTCACTCTAAGGCTACCCTACCAAGGCAGTAACAGTATTGCTCATTTCTTTTGTGAGGCTCCTGCACTACTGATCTTGGCATCCACAGACACCCGCACATCAGAGATGGCAATTTTCCTCATGGGGGTTGTGATTCTCCTCGTACCTGTTTCACTAATTTTGGTATCCTATGGCCACATCCTAGTGACTGTGGTCAAGATGAAGTCAGCTGCAGGAAGGCTCAAGGCATTTTCTACCTGTGGTTCCCACCTCATCGTGGTCATCCTCTTTTATGGATCAGCAATTATCAATTACATGACACCCAAGTCTTCCAGAGAGCACAAAAAGCTGGTGTCTGTTTTCTATACCATGGTGACCCCCATGCTTAATCCCCTCATCTATAGCCTGAGGAACAAGGATGTGAAGGGAGCTCTAAGGAAAGTAGCCACAAGGAATTTCCCATGCAGGCTTGGAACCTCAAGGTGGCAGTGA
- the LOC105859915 gene encoding olfactory receptor 2D3, producing MGEENQTFVAEFIFLGLSQDLHTQILLFILFLLIYLLTVLGNLLIIILIFMDSRLHTPMYFFLRNLSFADLCFSTSIVPQVLVHFLVKRKNISFFACMTQVIVFLLVGCTECALLAVMSYDRYVAVCKPLHYSTIMTQQVCLKLAIGSWASGTLVSLVDTTFTFHLPYRGQNIINHYFCELPALLKLASADTYSTEMAIFAMGVVILLAPVSLILASYWHIISTVIQMRSGEGRLKAFSTCGSHLVVVVLFYGSGIFTYMRPNSKTTKVQDKMISVFYTMVTPMLNPIIYSLRNKDVKGAVRKLAGRQFFS from the coding sequence ATGGGAGAAGAAAATCAAACCTTTGTGGCTGAGTTTATCTTCCTGGGTCTTTCACAAGACCTGCACACCCAGATCCtgctatttattcttttcctcctcaTTTATCTGCTGACTGTGCTTGGAAATCTGCTCATCATCATTCTCATCTTCATGGATTCTAGACTTCACACTCCCATGTACTTTTTTCTTAGAAACCTCTCTTTTGCAGATCTCTGTTTCTCTACTAGCATTGTTCCTCAAGTGTTGGTTCACTTTTtggtaaagaggaaaaatatttctttttttgcatgtatGACACAGGTAATTGTCTTCCTTCTGGTTGGGTGTACAGAGTGTGCTCTGCTGGCAGTGATGTCCTATGACCGGTatgtggctgtctgcaagccccTGCACTACTCCACCATCATGACCCAACAGGTGTGTCTCAAGTTGGCCATAGGGTCCTGGGCTAGTGGGACACTAGTGTCTCTGGTAGATACCACCTTTACTTTCCATCTTCCCTATCGGGGACAGAACATAATCAATCACTACTTTTGTGAACTCCCTGCCCTTCTGAAGCTGGCTTCAGCAGATACTTACAGCACAGAGATGGCCATCTTTGCAATGGGTGTGGTAATCCTCCTGGCTCCTGTCTCCCTCATCCTTGCCTCTTACTGGCATATCATCTCCACTGTCATCCAGATGCggtctggggaggggaggctcaAGGCTTTTTCCACCTGTGGCTCCCatcttgttgttgttgtcctCTTCTATGGGTCAGGAATATTCACCTACATGCGACCAAACTCCAAGACCACAAAGGTGCAGGATAAGATGATATCTGTCTTCTATACCATGGTAACTCCAATGCTGAACCCCATAATTTATAGCTTGAGGAACAAGGATGTTAAAGGGGCTGTCAGGAAACTAGCTGGAAGACAGTTCTTCTCTTAG
- the LOC142870537 gene encoding olfactory receptor 2D2, producing the protein MKQTNQTQVTEFLLLGLSDDPHTQHLLFFLFLGVYLVTVLGNLLLMSLVHIDSQLHTPMYFFLCNLSLADLCFSTNIVPQALVHLLSQKKIISFTHCAAQLLFFLIFGCTQCALLAVMSYDRYVAICSPLHYSSIMTWKVCVQLATGSWTSGILVSVVDTTFTLRLPYQGSNSIAHFFCEAPALLILASTDTRTSEMAIFLMGVVILLVPVSLILVSYGHILVTVVKMKSAAGRLKAFSTCGSHLIVVILFYGSAIITYMTPKSSREHKKLVSVFYTMVTPMLNPLIYSLRNKDVKGALRKVATRNFPCRLGTSRWQ; encoded by the coding sequence ATGAAACAGACAAATCAGACTCAGGTGACAGAATTCCTCCTTCTGGGCCTCTCTGATGACCCACACACCCAACACCTGCTATTCTTCTTATTCCTGGGTGTCTACCTGGTCACTGTGCTTGGAAATCTGCTTCTCATGTCCCTTGTTCACATTGATTCCCAACTTCACACacccatgtatttttttctctgcaacTTGTCTCTGGCTGACCTCTGTTTCTCTACCAACATAGTTCCTCAGGCCCTAGTCCACCTACTTTCCCAGAAGAAGATCATTTCATTCACACATTGTGCGGCTCAACTTCTATTCTTCCTCATTTTTGGGTGTACACAGTGTGCCCTTCTAGCAGTGATGTCCTATGATCGGTATGTGGCAATCTGTAGTCCTTTGCATTACTCTAGCATCATGACATGGAAAGTGTGTGTCCAGCTGGCCACAGGATCATGGACCAGTGGCATTCTGGTATCTGTGGTGGACACCACCTTCACTCTAAGGCTACCCTACCAAGGCAGTAACAGTATTGCTCATTTCTTTTGTGAGGCTCCTGCACTACTGATCTTGGCATCCACAGACACCCGCACATCAGAGATGGCAATTTTCCTCATGGGGGTTGTGATTCTCCTCGTACCTGTTTCACTAATTTTGGTATCCTATGGCCACATCCTAGTGACTGTGGTCAAGATGAAGTCAGCTGCAGGAAGGCTCAAGGCATTTTCTACCTGTGGTTCCCACCTCATCGTGGTCATCCTCTTTTATGGATCAGCAATTATCACTTACATGACACCCAAGTCTTCCAGAGAGCACAAAAAGCTGGTGTCTGTTTTCTATACCATGGTGACCCCCATGCTTAATCCCCTCATCTATAGCCTGAGGAACAAGGATGTGAAGGGAGCTCTAAGGAAAGTAGCCACAAGGAATTTCCCATGCAGGCTTGGAACCTCAAGGTGGCAATGA